From the genome of Pueribacillus theae, one region includes:
- a CDS encoding histidine phosphatase family protein, producing MKIFLIRHGESEHNVDRHLMAHTHDSKHALTSKGREQAELTGEFMKDKLNEKTVFYVSPYLRTMETAQAIYSKLPQTIPFYENPLIREWELGNLYDFNNRPPALKKEFKAAGSFYFRYHHGESMADVYLRATLFVSTVIQRLEQQKKYENVVVVTHAALLEMIKGVLMNWTVERMTDFKPVENASVTLIGEIDGEYHDEKIFVPEV from the coding sequence ATGAAAATCTTTTTAATTCGTCACGGGGAATCTGAACATAATGTCGATCGGCATCTGATGGCACATACGCATGATTCGAAACATGCATTGACTTCAAAAGGGAGAGAGCAAGCTGAATTGACTGGGGAATTTATGAAGGACAAGCTAAATGAAAAAACAGTCTTTTATGTTTCCCCTTATTTAAGAACAATGGAAACGGCGCAAGCGATTTATTCAAAATTGCCGCAAACCATTCCTTTTTATGAAAATCCTTTAATTAGAGAATGGGAGCTTGGCAATTTATACGATTTTAACAATCGCCCGCCGGCTTTGAAAAAAGAATTTAAAGCCGCCGGCTCTTTTTATTTCCGTTACCATCATGGAGAATCAATGGCAGATGTTTATTTGCGCGCAACATTGTTTGTAAGTACAGTTATTCAAAGGCTTGAACAGCAGAAAAAATATGAGAATGTAGTCGTTGTCACCCATGCCGCTTTACTCGAAATGATTAAAGGCGTTTTAATGAATTGGACAGTGGAAAGAATGACGGATTTTAAACCTGTCGAAAATGCTTCCGTCACGCTAATTGGGGAAATTGACGGCGAATACCATGATGAGAAAATTTTTGTTCCGGAAGTGTGA
- a CDS encoding PaaI family thioesterase: MYERVEEMIQGYIWKDLGVKVIEAVDGEVTLHMPVKTRQTQFHGNVHGGVLATLADMSMAAAVNTLVEEKEFTVTAEIKVNYLRPAAGDFLEAKGKVIKRGRTLSHCQAEVFDDSGKQVCFVVATFYMFKKE; this comes from the coding sequence ATGTACGAAAGAGTAGAAGAAATGATTCAAGGATACATATGGAAAGACCTGGGAGTAAAAGTTATTGAAGCGGTGGATGGCGAAGTCACCCTTCATATGCCTGTAAAAACGCGACAGACACAATTCCATGGCAATGTGCACGGCGGTGTTCTTGCGACGCTTGCAGACATGTCGATGGCAGCCGCCGTGAATACACTTGTTGAGGAAAAGGAATTTACCGTTACCGCAGAAATAAAGGTCAATTATTTAAGGCCGGCGGCGGGTGATTTTCTGGAAGCGAAGGGAAAAGTGATAAAACGAGGAAGAACACTAAGCCATTGCCAGGCAGAAGTGTTTGATGATAGCGGAAAGCAAGTTTGCTTCGTAGTTGCAACGTTTTATATGTTTAAAAAAGAATAA